In Zingiber officinale cultivar Zhangliang chromosome 1A, Zo_v1.1, whole genome shotgun sequence, the DNA window CACGATGCAACCCTAACTCTTGTGTAAATCGCGACACTGTCGCGATTCTGCAGCCCGACGCAGTCGCGATTCTGCAGCACGTTGCTCTGCAATGCCGTCGAAGGCAAGCAACTCGGTCGCTGACCTGTAACCGTATCGCCGGTCTACGATCCTACCACGACATCCATCCGTCGTGATGTGGTTGCCGGTGCTCATCTGCTATGACACATTAGTCGTGCACAAGGCGACGAGAAATCGCAACACGGTATAAGTCCTAATGCTTTGATACTATTGAtggaattataataaaaatttattgtaTGGAACAATAAATCAGACCTCGTTGTAGCGAAATTCGGAGAGGAGAAAATGTTAGATGGAGGAAGATGTTTCTTGTTATTGAAAGAGCGATCACAAAATCAGAAAACCCTCTACAATTACACAAACCAAATCTCACAGCCTCGGATATTCTTCTTCTACGTGAAAATGAATCTCACGTTCACAACCCCTCTCTTCCACATAAACCACCCTTGGACTCACCCTTTATAATGGGAACTATCCCATGGGCAAAAGGGATTGTTTTCCCAAAAGAAAGTGGGCAACATGGGCATGTCCACGTTCCCATTTCCTCATTCAATGGCACGAAGGTCCTAAGACATTTAAAAAGAGATAAACCATGATAACTAGGTAATATCTCATTAGATAAGAAAGATTTTATTCGCCAAGAGATTGTTTGCTAGGGATTCAATCTTTACTCTCTTATGATAATTTATCATCCGAGTACTAACTCGACTATGTCCATACGAACTTTGATGAATGAATCACTTATAGCATAAGATGATTATATTTATCTCAGACGTCTTTCATATAGAAGAAGTCTTACCTTACCCAGACTGGGTATTAGCAACGCAAGAGGAGTTaccccaatttgaaagaaactaagtATGAGAACTGGTACCtaaaatcataaataaaatagttgacactaaatgagtatttcaaaataaattggatgacaagggtgaaatagtaagaaataaagctaggctagtagcaaaaggatttagccaagtagaaggattatattatgatgaaacttatacACCCGTAACTAGACTTGAATCTATAAGGatgttgttggcctatgcagcatataaaggattcaagttataccaaatggatgtaaaatctgcattcttaaatgagttcatcaaggaagaggtatatgtaagtcaacccccaggatttgaggattttggaccacccaaaccatgtctttaggttaaagaaaacCCTATATGCAAGGTTGTCAAACTCGCGATTCCAGTGTCGACTAGGCTAGGGACTCACAAACTTGTATCGTAAACTCGTAAGAGTTTATATATCATCAAAAACAAAGTTATAAAATGTCAAATAATATATATTCATCATAAGAACAATCACtatttcatatttatattaaaaaaacataaacacaCATATCATCAACATTTTTTCACATATAAAAAAACTAAACATGAAAAGATACAAAGTTTCAAAATTTACATTTCAAAATCAAGTTAAAAATGACAAATTTAAAATTCCACACAAAAATAGTCCAATATTCAATACACCAAATAAAATTCCATTGTCCAAATTTGATAAAAGGAAACAAACTAACAAAGGTTCAAATTTACAACTGATAATCCAAATCCCaacataataaaaatttgatgACTAAAAACTAAAGAAAAAACAATACTACTAAGATAAATCATCCATGGTGGCATCCAAATCATCAactccatcttcatcttcatcttcatcctcagcATCAAAATCAACAGTACCATCAAGCTCATTATCACATCCTATAGCATCTTTATCACCTATGTTACTCTCAACCCCTACATAAGCACTGGTAATCTGTGTGTCCTCTAAATTATCTACATCATCAACAAAGTTAATTAGCTCTAAAGGATCATTATTTATGTTAGCATCATAATCTTCATCCATTAAATTTAATCCTACAGAGCTAGGTGCTTCAGTTATCCATTCATCATCAGAGGGGAACTCTTCAAAAGTAGTTAGAGTTTGACTAACTTCCTTGGACTTCTTCCCTTGCATCTTCAAGTTATAGTAAACAAATATTAAGTCATTCATTTTCTTCTAATGCAAACGATTGCTCTTTTTTGTACGAACCtaaataaattatcaaacaaccaaaaattataactataTCATTTCATTAGAAATATTGTTTGTATTATATACCATATATTAGAGACATGATAAACCATAATTGAGTTTTTGAGCTTTTGATGATTTATAATAATTACCATCTCAAAAGCACTCCAATTACGTTCACATCCAGACGAGCTGTAAGTCAAACTCAATATACGTGTAGCCCAATTCTGCAATTCAAGACAATCATAACCAAAAGAATCCCACCACTCTACAGGAGATTTTTTTACCTAAGGTTAACTTTGCTGCATCACGACCAAATAGCCCTTTTGCTTTCTTGAAGGATTCCAACTGTGCATGAATCGCGCTTCTCACATCTCGATCATCTATCATTCGCTCCATGCAGTCATAAAGTCCATTTTTTACCCTCGAATTCGCTTCAAAATCTAGGCTATATTGATACACAGGGTTCAAAAAATAACCTGTAGCAGGTAATGAGTGATGAAGTTGATTTTCCCATCTTTCATCAATAATCTTCCATACCGGTTCATAATTGCAAAAAATCGCATATAATatcaaattaatcaataaatttatgTATATGAAAGTTAATATCAAAGTAGTAATTAGTAAACAAACACATATGCTTACAATTTTTTCTCGCCGCCAAAGTTGacttttattttctcctttgcAGCTTCCATTGCCTTATAAATAAAACCCATAGCAGGCTCTTCAGAGTCCACCAATCGAAGTCCTTTAATGAGAGGACTTGTTGCCTTCAGACATGTAACTACATTACGCCAAAACCTCCCATCTAAAATGGTCTTTTGAACAAACTTTCCCTCCTGTATCTTTGAAAATCGACTACTCTTCCAAAAATCAGACGTGAACAACTGTTGCAAACCACTTTTAAGTTCATTAATACAACTCAAAGACAAATATGCAGTTGCAAATCTTGTAACAGCAGGCCGGATTATATCCCTTCCCTTTGTACATTTTCTTAATTGACAAATGAGAAGAGTCCTCAAATATATGAAAGTTGAAATTCTTCTTGCCTTTGAAATTGTGAATTCGTGgattttcaattttttctcaAAGTCTTCAAGCATCAAATCAATGCAATGAGTTGCACATGGTGTCCAAAAAATACATTTTCTCTTATACATCAACATCTCTCCTGCAACTTTATAATTTGCTGTCGGTGATTACTTGCACAACATTTTGTTCATCAACTTTATCCACAATTTCATTTAACATTTCAAAAACCTTATCTGCTGTCTTTGAGATATCAGATGTGTCAGTGGATTGCAAAAAGATCGTCCCCTTCTCACTATTCACTAAGAAATTACATATAGATCGTCTTTTCTTGTCAATCCATCCATCAGACATAATAGAACACCCTTTTTTTTCACACAAATCGATGCTCTTCAAGCAAAGTCATCGTCCTATCTACTTCTTTTTTCAAGAATGTCTCCCTCAACTCATGATAAGATGGATGTTTAAACCCACAATCATATTTTCCAACTATCTCAAACATCTTTGTAAATTCAAGATTTTTAGCACAATTAAAGGGAATGGCAGATGTGTAAAAGAACCTGGCAATTTGTTGGCAGGCTTCTTCTCTTAtgtccttcttcatgaattgattAATTGTGGTTTGAGAACTACcttttttaactttgataaattCTTCCATTGTTgcttttccctttctctttttaCCTCTTCACCACTGTCTGATGAATCCTCATTAGAATAAATAATCCTTTTCTTTGTTTCGGATGCTTGAGCAATTTTGCATACAAGGGACAACATCTTCTTTTTCACATCATCAGGAACACTAATACATGCCTAAGCATCCCTTCGAGTGCAAGCTAAATGTCGCTTGAAACGAAAAATGCCACCATTTACAATCTTATCACAATACTTGTATTTCACCTTTCTTGAATTACCAACAACATCATATCTATGCTAACAACCCGAGTCAGTTCTACTACCTGAAGCATTCTTTCTCGAATTTTCTGACCCTTTAGATGATCCTTTAGTTGACATTTCTGATGCACAACTGATAAAAATAATTGCATGAGCATTGAGCAGCATAACTTGTaagcaaatgaaaataaatcagcCAGCAACTACAAATCACACTTCACAAGCATACAAATATAGGAAATCAAAGTAACTCATAAAACAAGTATATTATACATAAACCAAATTACTAAAAACCAACAGGACATATGGGTTCAATGTCAGCAAGACAGAACAAGATAGAAATCATAGAACGATGAAAGAACATACACAAGCGCACAACACACAACAACGCGGAACAGATTTCAAACAGACAAAATAATCAGATTTCAAACGGCAAGAGAAGTGTAGAATAGGACACAACAATGATGCAGAATAGGCACAATACACAAAACAACAGAAGAGCAAAATCATTTCTAGATGAGTGTGCAAAACAGGATACACGGTAGAGCAgaacaaagaagcaagcaaaaacaAGGGATTGAACTGCAAACACTTACCTTGTACAGCTATGCTCACGATTTTTGAACCTGATTGCTCAACGGTGATGGGTGCTTGACGTGCTTGGCAGTGATTTTGGGTGCAAAATCGAAGTGTTGTAGTTGGTGGCCTGGTGCTTCCACAAGTTTCAAAGGTGGGTGCAAAATCAATGAATTTTGGTTAGGTAACTCGATCTTAGAAGATCGCTGCTCCGAGTACAAAATCAACAAATAAAGTCTCGAGTCTCTCGACTTTCGAAGATCGCTGCTCTCAGTGCAAAATCGACGAAGTCTTGACTCTTGAACTCTCAAAGATCACTGCTCTTAGTGGAAAATCGACGAACGAATCTATGTAATTGAAGATGAAGATCGCTGCTCTCGCCTCTCAGTGCATCTTTTTTTTTGTCTTAGTTTGTTTTAGTGTTTTAGGGTTTCTTTTATTGCTTATTTGGGCTCTAAATGATGTAGTCTACAATTTTGCCACAAACTCGAGTTATGGCTGGTTCAAAATGCAATTTTACCGATTTTGAAGATCTGACTCGCGATTCAACCGATTTTAAAGGGGGTTTGATTTTAGACTAGTTCAACATGAGATTGGAATAACAGTTCGTAAACTCGTAAAATCGACGAGTTGACTCGTGATTTTGACAACCAtgtttatatggactaaaacaagcacctagaacATGGTATGAACAACTTTCAACTTATCTGATATCCAAGGGGTAAATACCGATGGAATCATCAATTCCATCGATAATTACTGACAAAATCATCGATTCCGTCGATAGTTCATAATGGGAAATACCGACGGAATCAGTGATTCCGTCGATAGTCCATAATAGGATATACCGACAGAATCATAGATTCCGTCGATGGTATTTGTTACGGAAGCTCATTTTCCCTCGAAAATTAATTCCGTTGAAAATCACTGACAGAAAATAAAATTCCATCGGTAAACTCTTTTCCGACAAATTATCTCCCAATAAATTATTTCCCATCATAATTTAATCACTGAATGCATAGACCGACGGAATTACGATAGAATATTCCATcagtaatctttttttttttaagtgtgaTCTAGACAGTAGAATTCCTGTGCTTTAAGAATCCCAATTTGTGATCATTACAAAGCTCACCGCCGCCGAAGGAGACAAAGCTAGACCACCAACAACAAAACCATTTGTCTATGGCAAATTCTTAAGAGCTCAGAATCCATCAACTTGAAGATCAATATAATTTCAGCAGACTATGCTTTATATGGTCTACAGACAATCAAGCAAAGAAATCAGTTAATATTTTTTGCTTAGATATATTTTTGTTTCGAGTAAAAGATTCCAAGGATATGAGCCTTTTATAAGTCTAGAATTGTCAGTCTTTCCATGCCCACCAAACCAAAAACTTAGCTTGCAAACATCTTATAGATCAGTTCCTGCCTTACAAGCTATAGATAAGcatatttttcttctcttttaatCAATGCATCCATTTATTGTGATGGAAAATATACCAATCACATTCAAACTCAGAATAAGTTAGATATTCCTATACTCCGAAAAAGCCCAACAAATTTAGAGGCTATATATATCAAGTAGAACATAGAAGATTAGTAACATGACAATCTGAAAAAGAGAGATTAAATTTAACAAAGAGGCTTTGTTCTTAAAGATTGGATCCCATATATTGTAACtttaaaagaaaatgaattaagAAATCTACCTAATGCACCATTAGTTATCAAAACTTACTAACACTCCGACttctcaaaattatatttaatgatAGCTAAATCTGAGATATCAAGTTTCGTATCGAAAGTTCAAGTTCACTTGAGCATCATTTACTAGTTTTAGCAATACTAGAAGATCATTGATAGCCTAATATGTCGTCGAGAATcacttttataaatttaaactattgTGCCTAAAATGTCAAATTCCTTTTGCAACTGAGAGGATTTCATCTCCCATAGAATATATATCAAATGAACACCTTGTGTGTAACTGGGAAGAACCTCCAACATAGAACaatgataaataaaaataaaccaaGGACAAAGACAATTCCTCATTAGTTTACTCGATGAAGAAATGAACATAAAGAAATCTTGCCAAGTTGATACTCACATTATTCAATTTTCTTATCACTCAAGAAATCAACACTTCtcaacataattttaatttttgagacaTAAACAAGCAATTTAGCTCTCCAGTAAGCATATACATgcattaaatataaataaatatttgtaTCAGATTAttgatattatttaataaaatattgtaattttttaaaacttagattATTTGATAAAATTCAGATTTGTAGATTTGCAATGCACtagtagttttataattaaacttaaatttaattactTTTTGTATTAGTAGTTTAATTAGGTGTTTACCCAGAACCACAAGGCATGTCTACGTTAGGTTTGCCCACTCCCCTTCACTATATAAGCATGCGATTTGCACGATGAACACACAAAAGTTAGAAAATCACCTTTACCGTTCGGTTGCTTCAAGATTCGTGCACTATGATCCGGATGATAAGTCCGCAACCCTATTTCCGATCCCTCTTCCTGCTCCTCTGCCTCCTCCGGCACGCCTCCTCGGACCTCGTCGGCGACGCTTGCGGCCAGATCGCAGATGGGGACCCAAATGTGGACTACGCCTTCTGCGTGGAGTCCCTGCGCCCGTCGGCCAGCGCGACGGCGCGGGACCTCCGCGGCCTCGCGGCGGCCGCGGCCAGGCTGGCGGCGGCCAACGCGACGCGCGCAGACGCAGCGGCGGCCGCAGCGATGCGGGGGCGGGCGGAGAAGATGGGCCGCTACGAGCGGTCGTGCCTCGAGAGCTGCCAGGAGCTCTTCGAGGGCGCGGCGGAGGACCTCGCGGAGGCGGCGAGGATGGTGGAGGGTGGGCGGTTTGAGGACGCCGGCGTGCGGCTGAGCGCAGCAGTGGACGCGCCGGTGACGTGCGAGGACGGGTTCCGAGAGGGCGGGATCGCGTCGCCGCTCACGGCGGAGGACGGCGATCTGTTCCGGCTAGCGGTCATCGCCCTCGCCATTAATGCTCGcctaaaataaggaaagattaatttatatatatgtatagtaagttttggtcaaaatatCGACTTGGATACCTTTGGTAAAATCGGATGGCTATTTTGATGATTTCAAATTATTGAGGGGTAAATTGCAACAATATTCCACCTGTCAATGATATGGTACCCCAGAAGCGGTTAGTATCGTTAGATCGATAAATTATAGAGACATTGTATTGTGCAAGGACTTTTTTTATGGAGAATCAATGAACCAATAATATTCTAGCGACGTTAAAAAAGTATAAATAAAGTATTAATGTGCAAAATTAAGcaatttaaaattaactaattTGAGAGTTCAATTATAATATTAcccctaaatattttttttattaatactagtctttttttaatattaattttttttttacttttcatgAAGTCTTTAATCATACTGTTACCTTTGATTGTATTATGTTTTTAGTGCtctttttttatttaactttatATCTTTTCTTAATCGTGGGTATCTACATCAATTTGGCATCATCGTCTACTAAACTAGTGATCGTGCTCACGCGACACTAGTGATCGTGCTCACGCGTCGCGTgggtattatatttttttatataaaacaatcagagaaaattaatgatgagaaaaattcataataatatgtgtggaattattaataaattttaaaattatttttagtgtgaatagaaaaaaagatattaacataaa includes these proteins:
- the LOC122002437 gene encoding putative invertase inhibitor, translated to MIRMISPQPYFRSLFLLLCLLRHASSDLVGDACGQIADGDPNVDYAFCVESLRPSASATARDLRGLAAAAARLAAANATRADAAAAAAMRGRAEKMGRYERSCLESCQELFEGAAEDLAEAARMVEGGRFEDAGVRLSAAVDAPVTCEDGFREGGIASPLTAEDGDLFRLAVIALAINARLK